One genomic region from Epinephelus fuscoguttatus linkage group LG6, E.fuscoguttatus.final_Chr_v1 encodes:
- the foxd5 gene encoding forkhead box protein D5, translating into MTLSSKFEASLHVASPLEEDEIDIVGEDEPGHGRLYRNQCSTDAGSSAESGAEFDSSEPDSSGESENSFCADAPQSRKVQSSSVKPPYSYIALITMAILQSPVKKLTLSGICDFISNKFPYYRDKFPAWQNSIRHNLSLNDCFIKIPREPGNPGKGNYWSLDPASEDMFDNGSFLRRRKRFKRNQPELGKDGLMFYSNLNCYRPYGQPYCVQGQVSPPPAAPIRYMPVQEGIMMPPSSYHLPPQTLNSHGKCSGPKDFRAQLCATEPAEPKPGPQAKCSFSIDSIMSKPSPISAHNPNPLQSPRSALGYGHLMSGPAACLVPTLLQAPRTPFCPPAMLSTAPLRNEHLRLSYHHC; encoded by the coding sequence ATGACTCTCTCCAGTAAATTTGAAGCTTCACTACATGTCGCTTCGCCTCTGGAAGAGGATGAGATCGACATAGTGGGCGAGGATGAGCCAGGCCACGGGCGTTTATACCGAAACCAGTGCTCCACGGACGCCGGGTCCTCAGCAGAATCTGGAGCCGAGTTTGACTCTTCTGAACCAGACTCCTCGGGGGAGAGCGAGAACAGTTTCTGCGCAGACGCACCGCAGTCCAGGAAAGTCCAGAGCAGCTCCGTGAAGCCTCCCTACTCCTACATTGCCCTCATCACCATGGCCATCCTGCAGAGCCCGGTGAAGAAGCTGACGCTGAGCGGCATCTGTGACTTCATCAGCAACAAGTTTCCCTACTACAGAGACAAGTTCCCCGCTTGGCAGAACTCCATCAGGCACAACCTCTCCCTTAACGACTGCTTCATCAAGATCCCAAGGGAGCCTGGAAACCCGGGCAAAGGTAACTACTGGTCTCTGGACCCTGCCTCTGAGGACATGTTCGACAACGGCAGCTTCCTTCGGCGGAGGAAGCGCTTCAAGAGAAACCAGCCCGAGCTTGGCAAAGACGGACTTATGTTTTATTCCAACTTGAACTGCTACCGGCCGTACGGGCAACCATATTGCGTACAAGGCCAGGTAAGCCCCCCGCCTGCTGCTCCTATCCGGTACATGCCTGTACAGGAGGGCATCATGATGCCTCCGTCTTCCTATCACCTTCCACCACAAACTTTGAACAGTCACGGGAAGTGCAGTGGGCCTAAAGACTTCAGAGCGCAGCTTTGCGCAACAGAACCAGCTGAGCCAAAGCCTGGCCCGCAGGCAAAGTGCTCCTTCAGCATTGACAGCATCATGAGCAAACCATCTCCCATCAGTGCACACAACCCAAATCCACTGCAGAGCCCTCGCAGCGCTCTAGGATACGGTCATCTCATGTCGGGCCCTGCTGCCTGCTTGGTGCCGACTCTCCTGCAGGCTCCCAGGACTCCATTCTGCCCCCCTGCCATGCTGagcactgctcctttaaggaaCGAGCATCTCAGACTCTCTTACCATCACTGCTGA